From Nocardioides sp. HDW12B, the proteins below share one genomic window:
- a CDS encoding PrsW family intramembrane metalloprotease codes for MTWGVGEQRPPQLWAPAAHPPAHGQGHGWSQGWAPPPLPPVPPSLSSRRNARSIVFAVLVAVGLLIGAGVIGFVFVASGQPEAIAVGFVLALLPVGPLVGCYLWLDRYEPEPGRLLLMAFGWGALVATATALVLQVVDDSLSGRGMVWSGVVVAPISEEAAKGAFVLLLLWLRRHVIHGVLDGLVYAGLVGIGFAFTENILYFAGAYAGEMGLGPGGFGAATTIFVVRGVFSPFAHPLFTSAIGIGAGIMVGTRRRWLRWLAPLVGYLVAVGLHAAWNGSAFLADGRFFPLTYFFAMVPGFFVLVGLAIWFRVREGRMLTRSLTDLAHRGYLGLDEVLWLVRPPARRTARRNARRRGGPGAEKLLKDYQRQAIELAVLHDHVMRGHRGRRGRDAEDTHRRGAHMAHRLGVLRAHVTAPPQPAWSAWSAWPHPHSSGWPQGWS; via the coding sequence GTGACCTGGGGCGTCGGTGAACAGCGTCCGCCGCAGCTCTGGGCTCCGGCGGCACACCCACCTGCCCACGGCCAGGGCCACGGCTGGAGCCAGGGGTGGGCACCGCCCCCGCTGCCGCCCGTCCCGCCGTCGCTCTCGAGCCGGCGCAACGCCCGCAGCATCGTCTTCGCGGTGCTCGTCGCAGTGGGGCTGCTCATCGGCGCCGGGGTCATCGGCTTCGTCTTCGTCGCCAGTGGCCAGCCCGAGGCGATCGCCGTCGGGTTCGTGCTCGCGCTGCTGCCGGTGGGGCCGCTCGTCGGCTGCTACCTGTGGCTCGACCGCTACGAGCCCGAGCCGGGGCGGCTGCTGCTCATGGCGTTCGGCTGGGGCGCCCTCGTGGCCACCGCGACCGCGCTCGTGCTGCAGGTCGTCGACGACAGCCTGAGCGGACGCGGCATGGTCTGGTCCGGCGTCGTCGTGGCGCCGATCTCGGAGGAGGCCGCCAAGGGCGCCTTCGTGCTGCTGCTGCTCTGGCTGCGCCGCCACGTCATCCACGGCGTGCTCGACGGGCTCGTCTACGCGGGGCTGGTCGGCATCGGCTTCGCCTTCACCGAGAACATCCTCTACTTCGCCGGGGCGTACGCCGGCGAGATGGGCCTGGGGCCGGGCGGCTTCGGAGCGGCGACCACGATCTTCGTCGTGCGCGGTGTCTTCAGCCCCTTCGCCCACCCGCTGTTCACCTCGGCGATCGGCATCGGGGCGGGGATCATGGTCGGCACGCGCCGCCGGTGGCTGCGCTGGCTGGCGCCGCTGGTGGGCTACCTCGTCGCGGTCGGTCTGCACGCGGCCTGGAACGGCTCGGCCTTCCTCGCCGACGGACGCTTCTTCCCGTTGACCTACTTCTTCGCCATGGTGCCGGGGTTCTTCGTGCTCGTCGGGCTGGCGATCTGGTTCCGGGTGCGGGAGGGTCGGATGCTGACCCGGTCGCTGACCGACCTGGCGCACCGCGGCTACCTGGGGCTCGACGAGGTCCTCTGGCTGGTGCGGCCCCCGGCTCGGCGTACCGCTCGCCGCAACGCGCGACGCCGCGGCGGCCCGGGGGCGGAGAAGCTGCTCAAGGACTACCAGCGGCAGGCCATCGAGCTGGCGGTGCTGCACGACCACGTCATGCGCGGTCACCGTGGTCGGCGCGGCCGCGACGCCGAGGACACGCACCGCCGCGGCGCCCACATGGCCCACCGGCTCGGGGTGCTCCGCGCCCACGTCACCGCGCCGCCGCAGCCGGCCTGGTCGGCCTGGTCGGCGTGGCCGCACCCCCACTCGTCCGGCTGGCCGCAGGGGTGGTCGTGA
- a CDS encoding GTPase domain-containing protein produces the protein MAAPPLVRLAAGVVVTGLESTLTDLRDALTRVRLPLETPEAARHRAARDEVVGQLDDYVLPRLRQIDAPLLAVVGGSTGAGKSTMVNSLVGRRVSEPGVLRPTTRAPVLVCHPDDVAWFDDDRVLPDLARSHGPSQDPGAVQVVTADTVPRGLAVMDAPDIDSVEVRNRALASQLLAAADLWLFVTSAARYADQVPWDFLRAAAERSAAVAIVLDRTPPAAVDEVGAHLREMMDARDLAASPLFTVAEVGLDGEGLLPAQQTAPIAGWLHDLAADSDARASVVRQTLEGAVESVVRRARGIAEAHGDQRAAVQQLHQDVARSYDRARREVGEASADGSLLRGELLARWQEFVGAGDLMRSVESKVGWLRDRVTGFFRGQPAQVDRVTSAVETGLEALLVEHAEAAAERARDAWDGSTTGRQVLSEPGARDLGRASREFRGAAERVVRDWQRAVVELVREEGQSRRTTARFLAFGVNGLAVALMIVVFVSTAGMTGAEVGIAGGSAVLGQKLLEAVFGDQAVRRLTELSRRDLEERVAAAYDGERARWDEVLAALGVRTEDGERLDAAVGAVERSRVAEPEARA, from the coding sequence GTGGCCGCACCCCCACTCGTCCGGCTGGCCGCAGGGGTGGTCGTGACCGGTCTCGAGAGCACCCTGACCGACCTGCGCGACGCCCTCACCCGGGTCCGGCTGCCGCTGGAGACCCCCGAGGCCGCCCGCCACCGCGCCGCCCGCGACGAGGTCGTCGGCCAGCTCGACGACTACGTGCTGCCGCGGCTGCGCCAGATCGACGCCCCGCTGCTGGCGGTCGTCGGCGGCTCCACCGGGGCGGGCAAGTCGACCATGGTCAACTCGCTCGTGGGGCGCCGCGTCAGCGAGCCCGGGGTGCTGCGGCCGACCACCCGCGCCCCCGTCCTGGTCTGCCACCCGGACGACGTGGCGTGGTTCGACGACGACCGGGTGCTGCCCGACCTCGCCCGCAGCCACGGGCCGAGCCAGGACCCCGGTGCCGTGCAGGTCGTCACGGCCGACACCGTGCCCCGGGGCCTCGCCGTCATGGACGCGCCCGACATCGACTCCGTCGAGGTCCGCAACCGGGCGCTGGCGAGCCAGCTGCTGGCCGCCGCCGACCTGTGGCTGTTCGTCACCTCGGCCGCGCGCTACGCCGACCAGGTGCCGTGGGACTTCCTGCGCGCCGCGGCCGAGCGCAGTGCCGCCGTCGCGATCGTGCTGGACCGCACCCCACCGGCGGCCGTCGACGAGGTCGGCGCGCACCTGCGCGAGATGATGGACGCCCGCGACCTGGCCGCCTCGCCGCTCTTCACCGTCGCCGAGGTCGGCCTCGACGGCGAGGGCCTGCTGCCGGCCCAGCAGACCGCGCCGATCGCCGGCTGGCTGCACGACCTCGCCGCCGACTCCGACGCGCGGGCGAGCGTCGTGCGGCAGACCCTCGAGGGCGCGGTGGAGTCCGTCGTACGTCGCGCGCGCGGCATCGCGGAGGCCCACGGCGACCAGCGCGCCGCCGTGCAGCAGCTGCACCAGGACGTCGCACGCTCCTACGACCGCGCCCGTCGTGAGGTCGGCGAGGCGTCGGCCGACGGCAGCCTGCTGCGCGGCGAGCTGCTGGCGCGCTGGCAGGAGTTCGTCGGCGCCGGCGACCTGATGCGCTCGGTCGAGTCCAAGGTCGGCTGGCTCCGCGACCGCGTCACCGGCTTCTTCCGCGGCCAGCCCGCGCAGGTCGACCGCGTGACCTCGGCGGTGGAGACCGGCCTCGAGGCGTTGCTGGTCGAGCACGCCGAGGCGGCCGCGGAGCGCGCCCGTGACGCCTGGGACGGCTCGACCACCGGCCGCCAGGTGCTGTCCGAGCCCGGTGCGCGCGACCTGGGCCGGGCCTCGCGGGAGTTCCGTGGCGCGGCCGAGCGGGTCGTGCGCGACTGGCAGCGGGCCGTCGTGGAGCTGGTGCGCGAGGAGGGCCAGTCGCGCCGCACCACCGCACGCTTCCTGGCCTTCGGCGTCAACGGCCTCGCCGTAGCGCTCATGATCGTGGTCTTCGTCAGCACCGCCGGCATGACGGGCGCCGAGGTCGGCATCGCCGGCGGCAGCGCCGTGCTGGGGCAGAAGCTGCTCGAGGCGGTCTTCGGCGACCAGGCCGTGCGGCGGCTCACCGAGCTCTCGCGCCGTGACCTGGAGGAGCGGGTGGCGGCGGCGTACGACGGGGAGCGCGCCCGGTGGGACGAGGTGCTCGCCGCGCTGGGCGTGCGCACCGAGGACGGCGAGCGGCTGGACGCCGCGGTGGGCGCGGTCGAGCGGTCGCGGGTCGCCGAACCTGAGGCGCGGGCGTGA
- a CDS encoding GTPase, whose translation MSIAAGVRRLTGRGPELPARLDALREAVEATEGRLDPDLLARAGSLLERAEGRLALAGDHTVVALAGATGSGKSSLFNALAGSTLSQVGVRRPTTSSTTAAAWGEADEVLAWLEVPQRHQVGGDPGRLGGLVLLDLPDHDSTEVAHHVEVDRLVEVVDLLVFVLDPQKYADAAIHHRYLAPLSTHRDVMMVVLNHVDEVPPERRRDLDRDLARLLDADGLTGVPRLQTSALTGEGVDHLRDVLAERVAATRAAAARLSADVSAVAARMAEANGSADARSAEIGKAHRTELVGALAESAGVPTVVRAVERSMVRRGSMRTGWPVLAWRARLRPDPLRRLHLDRLPGRGSGSGSDVDRAPDRTSLPAAGRVERARAETAVRRVADVVGEPLAPAWQRSVRRASLSRADDLEDALDRAVAGTDLGVDRVPLWWRLARLLQLVLVVALLAGAVWLGLLALVDFVAIPIPDPPETEGIPVPTLLLVVGLAGGWALAVLSRVVNGWVARARGRKARRRLEESVAEVADRLVLAPIGAEVEAYARARRALEVAAAR comes from the coding sequence GTGAGCATCGCCGCGGGTGTGCGTCGGCTGACGGGACGCGGACCCGAGCTCCCGGCCCGGCTGGATGCGCTGCGCGAGGCCGTCGAGGCCACCGAGGGCCGGCTCGACCCCGACCTCCTGGCGCGGGCCGGGTCGCTGCTGGAGCGTGCCGAGGGACGTCTCGCCCTGGCCGGCGACCACACCGTGGTGGCGCTCGCCGGGGCCACCGGCTCGGGGAAGTCCTCGCTGTTCAACGCTCTCGCGGGCTCGACGTTGAGCCAGGTCGGCGTACGACGCCCGACGACGTCGTCGACCACCGCCGCGGCCTGGGGCGAGGCCGACGAGGTGCTCGCCTGGCTGGAGGTCCCGCAGCGCCACCAGGTCGGGGGCGACCCCGGGAGGCTCGGGGGACTGGTGCTGCTCGACCTGCCCGACCACGACTCCACCGAGGTCGCCCACCACGTCGAGGTCGACCGACTGGTGGAGGTGGTCGACCTGCTGGTCTTCGTGCTGGACCCGCAGAAGTACGCCGACGCCGCGATCCACCACCGCTACCTCGCCCCGCTGAGCACCCACCGCGACGTGATGATGGTGGTGCTCAACCACGTCGACGAGGTGCCGCCCGAGCGACGCCGTGACCTCGACCGCGACCTGGCCCGGCTCCTCGACGCCGACGGACTCACCGGCGTGCCCCGGCTGCAGACCTCCGCGCTGACCGGCGAGGGCGTCGACCACCTGCGAGACGTGCTTGCCGAGCGGGTCGCGGCGACCCGCGCCGCCGCGGCCAGACTGTCCGCCGACGTCTCGGCGGTCGCCGCCCGGATGGCCGAGGCGAACGGCTCCGCCGACGCACGCTCCGCCGAGATCGGCAAGGCCCACCGCACCGAGCTGGTCGGGGCGCTGGCCGAGTCGGCGGGCGTGCCCACCGTGGTGCGCGCCGTCGAGCGGTCGATGGTGCGCCGGGGCTCGATGCGCACGGGGTGGCCGGTGCTGGCCTGGCGGGCGCGGCTGCGGCCCGACCCGCTGCGTCGCCTGCACCTCGACCGTCTCCCGGGACGCGGGTCCGGCTCCGGCTCTGATGTCGACCGGGCCCCGGACCGCACCTCGCTGCCGGCCGCCGGTCGGGTCGAGCGGGCCCGGGCCGAGACCGCCGTACGTCGGGTGGCCGACGTCGTGGGGGAGCCGCTGGCCCCGGCCTGGCAGCGCTCCGTGCGCCGTGCGTCGCTGTCGCGCGCCGACGACCTCGAGGACGCCCTGGACCGCGCCGTCGCCGGCACCGACCTCGGCGTCGACCGGGTCCCGCTGTGGTGGCGGCTGGCCCGGCTGCTGCAGCTCGTGCTGGTCGTCGCGCTGCTGGCCGGTGCGGTCTGGCTGGGGCTCCTCGCCCTGGTCGACTTCGTCGCGATCCCGATCCCGGACCCGCCCGAGACCGAGGGCATCCCGGTCCCGACCCTGCTGCTGGTGGTGGGCCTCGCCGGCGGCTGGGCGCTGGCCGTGCTCTCGCGGGTGGTCAACGGCTGGGTGGCCCGGGCCCGGGGCCGCAAGGCGCGCCGGCGGCTGGAGGAGTCCGTCGCCGAGGTCGCCGACCGTCTCGTGCTGGCCCCGATCGGCGCCGAGGTCGAGGCCTACGCCCGCGCCCGTCGGGCGCTCGAGGTGGCTGCCGCCCGCTGA
- a CDS encoding sensor histidine kinase, which translates to MPHLPELTVERLRPPALRQPPWMDLLLAGFFVALTVAEQVTSTAPRAPWQLVLAVLAMAALAVRRQLPVAVAVLVVVSNLLTNPQGDFAILLSLVLVAFSVGFETDPPRSGWGLAVVLLPFLAVQLPGGVEPSDLAAAVVFVGGPWGVGAATRQRTRRAAEAMARAELLQRDQEDAAARAVAEERTRIARELHDVVSHSISVVTIQTQAVRRRLDPAQEREIEDLARIEATARDAMAEMRRLFGVLRTSGEQVDLAPAPGLGELPALVGRTSTSAVPVTLHVEGAPVPVRPGLDLAAFRVAQEALTNAAKHADATRVEVTLTWTPAMLTVRVQDDGQGAADLSGDGAGQGLAGMRERVALYGGAVDVTTSPGRGFTVEARFPLEEPR; encoded by the coding sequence GTGCCGCACCTCCCCGAGCTGACCGTCGAGCGTCTGCGGCCGCCCGCGCTCCGGCAGCCGCCATGGATGGACCTGCTGCTCGCGGGGTTCTTCGTCGCGCTGACCGTGGCCGAGCAGGTCACCTCGACCGCCCCCCGGGCCCCGTGGCAGCTCGTGCTGGCCGTGCTGGCGATGGCCGCGCTCGCCGTACGGCGTCAGCTGCCGGTCGCGGTCGCCGTCCTGGTGGTGGTGAGCAACCTGCTCACGAACCCGCAGGGCGACTTCGCGATCCTGCTGAGCCTGGTGCTGGTGGCGTTCTCGGTGGGGTTCGAGACCGACCCGCCCCGCAGCGGGTGGGGGCTGGCGGTCGTGCTGCTGCCGTTCCTGGCGGTGCAGCTACCCGGCGGGGTGGAGCCGAGCGACCTCGCGGCGGCGGTGGTGTTCGTCGGTGGCCCGTGGGGCGTCGGTGCCGCGACCCGTCAGCGCACCCGGCGGGCGGCGGAGGCGATGGCCCGCGCGGAGCTGCTCCAGCGCGACCAGGAGGACGCGGCGGCGCGGGCCGTGGCGGAGGAGCGCACCCGCATCGCCCGCGAGCTGCACGACGTCGTCTCCCACTCGATCAGCGTCGTGACGATCCAGACGCAGGCCGTCCGCCGCCGGCTCGACCCCGCGCAGGAGCGGGAGATCGAGGACCTCGCCCGGATCGAGGCCACCGCGCGCGACGCGATGGCCGAGATGCGGCGGCTGTTCGGGGTGCTGCGCACCTCGGGCGAGCAGGTCGACCTGGCACCTGCGCCGGGGCTGGGCGAGCTGCCGGCGCTCGTGGGCCGCACCTCGACCTCCGCGGTGCCCGTCACGCTGCACGTCGAGGGTGCGCCGGTGCCGGTGCGACCCGGTCTCGACCTGGCTGCCTTCCGCGTCGCCCAGGAGGCGCTGACCAACGCCGCCAAGCACGCCGACGCCACCCGCGTCGAGGTCACGCTGACGTGGACCCCCGCGATGCTGACCGTGCGGGTGCAGGACGACGGTCAGGGGGCGGCGGACCTGAGCGGCGACGGCGCGGGCCAGGGACTGGCGGGGATGCGCGAGCGCGTCGCGCTGTACGGCGGTGCGGTCGACGTCACCACGTCGCCCGGCCGTGGCTTCACCGTCGAGGCCCGCTTCCCGCTCGAGGAGCCCAGATGA